CCCGCAATGCCCACCTGGAAGCCTGGAAACAGCTGGTGCATGACTGCGCCAACCCCCAGGGCAAGGTGACCATCGCCATCGTGGGCAAGTACGTGGACCTCAAGGAGGCCTACAAGAGCCTGCACGAGGCGCTCATCCATGCCGGCATTGCCAATCACGTGGCGGTGGATCTGCGCTATGTCAATTCGGAAAACGTGGACGCCGGCAACTGTGCCGCCACCTTTGCGGGCTGCGACGGCATCCTCGTGCCCGGCGGCTTCGGCTATCGCGGCGTGGAGGGCAAGATCGAGGCCATCCGCTATGCCCGCGAGCAGAAGATTCCCTTTTTCGGCATTTGTCTGGGCATGCAGTGTGCCGTCATCGAGTTTGCCCGCCATGTGGCTGGCCTGGAAGATGCCAATTCCGAGGAATTCAATCCGCTGTCCGAACACAAGGTCATCTATCTCATGACCGAGTGGTACGACTTCCGCACCAAGCACCTGGAACGGCGCGATACCGGCAGCGACAAGGGCGGCACCATGCGCCTGGGCGCCTATCCGTGCAAGATTCTGCCCGGCACCTTTGCGGCAGCCGCCTACGGCAAGGAAATGGTGGAGGAACGCCATCGCCACCGCTATGAATTCAACAATGCCTTCCGCGACGTCCTGGCCCGGGGCGGCATGGTGTTCAGCGGCCTGGCTCCCGACGATTCCCTGGTGGAAATCGTGGAGCTGCCTGACCATCCGTGGTTTGTGGGCTGCCAGTTCCACCCCGAATTCAAGTCCCGTCCCATGGCCGCCCATCCGCTCTTCCGCGATTTCATCAGCGCGGCCAAGAAAAAGGCCGGCTAGCGTGACGTCTGACCAATGACCAGCGGCGGGGCGGGGCAGTTGCGTGACATGCGCAGCCCCGCCCCGCGTCGTATGGGCCAGGGGCCGGACACGTTCCGCCCCCGGCAGAAGTGACATTCCGGCATGCGCGCTGTCGGCCGGGCAGCGTTGGTGCGGTCAGCAATGGGGAGAAGGGAAGATGACCTGTCTGGCAAGCATTGATCTGGGAGGAACGCACTGCCGGCTGGCCCGTTTCGGCCTGAGCGGCGGGGAGCTGTGTCTGGAATCCTGCGTCACCTGCCCTACGGCGGCCGTCAAGGATACGGCTGATTTGCTGCACCGCTGGTCAGCGGCCCAGGGCTGCGGGCTGGAGGCGGTGGATGCCCTGGTGGTGGCGGCGGCCGGCCCGGTGCGGGAAGACGGCGTGGTAGCCCTGAGCAATGCGGGCCTGCGTCTGGACCTGCGGCAGGCCGGGCAGCGCTATGGCCTGCGGCGCAGTCTGCTGGTCAACGACTTTCTGGCCGAGGCCTGTGCCGCGCTGACGCCGGTGGGCCGGAGCGCCCGGCATGTGTGCGGGCCGTGCCAGCCGCCGCCGGCGGAACAGGCGCAGGCCCGGCCGGTGGCGGTCATCGGTGCCGGTACCGGTCTGGGAACGGCCTGGCTGCTGCCGGAGGCCGGGGGCGGCTGGTGTCCTGTTCCCGCCGAGGCCGGGCACACGCTCTTTGCCTTTGTGGGGCAGGAGGAAGCGGACTTTGCCGCCTTTGCCGCCGCGCAGCTGGGCAGGGCAGCACTGTCCGGCGATGATGTGGTAAGCGGTCGTGGTCTGGCCGTGCTGCACCAGTATCTGACGGGCGAGGCCCTGACACCGGCACAGGCCGCCGTGGCCGGCCTTTCCCGTGAGTGCCGGACCCTGCGCTGGTATGCCCGCTTTCTGGGGCGGGTCTGTGCGCACTGGGCCTTGTCCACGCTCTGCTATGGCGGCCTCTATCTGACCGGCGGCATGGTGCGGCGTAATCCGCTACTGGTGTCACACGCGGCCTTTGCCCGGGCCTTTGCCCTGGCGCCTTCCCTTGACGTGCTGGAGCATATCCCCGTGCGTGCCTATACGGATGCCGGCAGTGCCCTGTGGGGCGCGGCCTGGCTGGGGGCCGGTCTGCTGCGAGCGTGATGCCGCTGCCGGACGGAGCGTCGTGCGCTGACACCGGTCCGGGGCGTGCAGCAGCACATGTGCACAAACGCAGAACCATGGCACGCCAACGCCAGGGGCAGGACTGCGCGGCACGCGTGGGCACAGACACGTCCTGGGGACGGCTGCCCAAAAATGGCGTGCAGCCAGATCAGACAGGCTGCTGTCAGGACGGTAATGGGGCACTCCTATCCGTCCAGCCAGTGGGGACAAGGCCAAAAGCGCCGTCCCCATGCCCCGGAGCAGACCTCTTTTCCTTTTTTCCTTGAGCACACCAGGGCCGCAGATTACGGAACGGCCATATGGGCAGCCACAAGCCACAGCATGCTCAGACAAACATGCGCAAGCAGCAGCTTTCGTTTGAAGGACCATGAGCACAGGCAAAGCAACATGCCCGACAGGAACCAGACAATCAGGCATGCCAGGTGAAGCACATACAGGCATTCTGCGTCATAATACCACACCTGGGCCACAGGCCCTTCGCCACCCCACACGTCTGCGTATTTCTCTGGTTCAGTTTTGACGCTCCACACTTCACTTACCCATAAGGTTGTCATGAAGCCACAAAACAGCAGCCATATAACTTCCGCTGGAGAAATCTTCATCCATGAGGAAATGTTTTTGGGGATATTCACCCGTGTTTCCTTTGCAAGGTCATTTCCGCTCATGACAAATGAGGGCAGGAAGCCGGTGCCATGTCCGGCTTGTTGAGCAGCAGCCCTAGCGCTGGCGCAGCAGCACAGCGCGGGAAGGCAGCACCAGTTCTGTCCAGTGGGCCTTGTAGCCCATGCGCTCCCCGGTGAGCGGCCCCATGTCATAGCGCAGGATGCCTTCTTCGCAGAGCCAGGCAATGGCTTCCAGTTGCAGCACATTGCCGATGGAGTCATGCGCCCATTGGGCATCATAGCTGAACTGCTGGCCGCGATAGACCGTGCCGGCCAGTCCGCCGAAGATGAACCCTATGTCGTGGTCCTCATGGCGGGCAAGAATGACGCGGGCATCGCCCGTCTCGGCCAGGCGCCGTATGAGCAGCTCGTAAAACTGGCGTGCCGGGGCCTCATTCATGCCGCAATGTCCCAGCCCCTTCCAGCTGCGTTCCTCCACGGCCAGCATGCGCGCATAGAGGCGGGCGGCTTCGTCTGGAGTGGCGGGCGCATGACGTTCAAAGACAATGCCCTTTTCCCTGGCTCTTCGGCAGGCGCGGCGCAGCTTGCTGCGATGATTGGCCGAGCGGCGGGAAAGGTATCCGTCCACACCTCCTTCCAGCGATGCGGCGCATTCGGCCTGTTCCTGTAGCAGGTAGCAGCGGAAATCCCGGCCGAAATGACGCAGCAGGCGCTGTTGTGCGTCGCCATCGGGGCGAAGGCCGCTGACAATGACCAGCGGCGTCGTGCCGGCGTGGCGACGGGCGGCAGCCTGGAGGTGCCGTGCCAGCAGGTCCGTGGCCTGCTCGCCCAGCAGGGGACAGCCGAAGAACCATGACGGTTCAAGGGGCATCCACTGCCGCCAGCCCGGCGCCACCTCTTCCTCGCAGAAGGCGGTGACGGCTCCATCCTCTTCATGGATATACAGGGGCAGGCCGGGCAGGAAGATGTGGTGAAAGGTCAGCTGCCATACGGGCTGACAGCAGAAGGGATCGATTTGTCCACTGTTGCGGGCCAGCCATGTCCATTGCGGATGGGCGAGGTTGGGGGCGGTGGGTTCGGTCATGAGCTTTCGTGCTCCCGGCTGCGCGAACCAGCGTGGTGCAGTGCGGGATAGGTTGGCCGCCGGGCGTGGACGGGCCTGCGGGCCACCGTGTGGCGGGTGCGCAGGCCCGGAAGACCGGCGGGGAGCTAGCAGCTCTGGGGGGCTGCTGCCTTCCGACGGCTGCGCAGGCTCTGCCAGCCTTCCTTGACCAGCACCAGCGACAATGCCAGCAGAAGCAGGGCAATGATCAGCTGCAGGGCCGCCACCATGCCGCCGCTGCCGTCAAGCAGCTTGCCGCCCTGTTCGATCACGCTCATGACCAGCGAGGTGAGAGTCACCACCAGCATGAAGGCCATGGGCAGCATGAACATGCGGTTTTTGAGGGAAAGATCGTGCAGCCAGCAGGCCACGGCCAGCAGGGCCAGGGCAGCCAGCAGCTGATTGGCCGCGCCGAACAGGGGCCAGATGGCCGCATAGCCGCCGAAGCCCAGGGCCAGCCCCAGGCCCACGGTGACCACGGTGGCCACATACTTATTGGTCAGCACGGCGCGCAGGCCGCGGACATCCCGGGGGGACTGCCCGGGCAGGAGCCAGAGTTCCTGAAACATGTAGCGCCCCAGGCGGGTGGCGGTGTCCAGCGAGGTGAGGCAGAAGGTGGACACGGCCAGAATCAGCAGACTGTAGGTGGCGTTTCGGCTGCCTTCGCTGTCCAGCCCGGCAAAGGCCAGCATCTGTGACACGCCGTCGGCCAGCACCTGGGTGGGTGTCTGGCCGCTGAAGCTGTTGCCGTTGCGGGTATAGATATAGCCCACGGCAATGAGGGAAATGATGCCCAGTGCGCATTCGATGAGCATGGCACCGTAGCCCACGGGCTTGGCGTCACGTTCATTGTCCAGCTGTTTGGAGGTGGTGCCGGAGGCCACGAGGGAATGAAAACCGGAAATGGCCCCGCAGGCAATGGTGATGAAGAGCGCCGGGAAAAGATACTGGCCGTTGACCTCAAATGCCGTAAAGGCCGGCAGCTCGATGGTGGGGCGGGCCGCCACAATGCCCACCACGGAGGCCAGAATCATGGCATAGAGCAGAAAAGAACTCAGGTAATCGCGGGGCTGGAGCAGAATCCAGACCGGAGTCACCGAGGCCACCAGAATGTAGACCCCCATGACGTACATCCACGTGGTATAGCTGGCGTAGATGGGGAATTTCAGGCCCAGAAAGATGATGCCGGCAATGCCTGCCACGCCGAGCAGGCTGGCTATGCCCAGGGGCATTTCCATGCGGTAGACCAGAATGCCGAAAATGATGGCCAGCACGATGAAAAGCAGGGAAATGGTGGCCGTGGTGCCGTTGACGGCATTGGTTACCGTATGGCCGTCCGCCGTGGTGACAAAGCCGTTGAAGGTGCCGGCCACAATGGAGCTGAAGGCCGCTACCACCAGAATGAGGGTCAGGAAGGAAAAGATGGTGAACAGGCGCTTGGCCCGCAGGCCGATGCTGCCGGCAATGATGGTGCCGATGGAGCGCCCCTTGTTGCGCAGGGAGGCAAAGAGCGAGCCGAAGTCGTGAACTGCTCCGATGAAGATGCCGCCGATGATGATCCAGACAAAGCAGGGCAGCCAGCCGAAAATGGCCGCCTGTATGGGGCCGTTGATGGGACCGGCGCCGGCAATGGACGAAAAATGATGCCCCAGCACAACCGGGGCACGGGCGGGCATGTAGTCCACGCCATCCTTGAACTCATGGGCCGGGGTGGGCCGCCGGCCATCAATGCCCCAGACTTTTTCCAGCCAGGAGCCGTAAACAACATATCCGAGGCCCAGCAGGGCCAGCCCGCCCAAAAGAAGATACAGCGCGTTCATGAAGCAGTGTTCCGTAAAAAAGAGAAATAGCCGTGTTCACAGCGGGGAACATGGCAAAAAAGAAGTGTACGTCCTGAACGGACCGTTTGGCAATGCGTATTTTAGTGCTGCGGTGTTGCGGCCGGCCCGGCCAGCGCCTGCCGCACAAAGGGCAGCAGATCACGGCGGGCGGCGGCACTGGCATGGATGGTCGGGCAGCCGTCCGGTGCAGAGGGCGGCAGAACGGCCAGCGCGCGCAGGCGCATCCAGCCGTGCAGCCCCAGAAGAAAGCTTTTTCGGGTACGGCAGCCCGTCAGGGCCGCGCGCGCAGCGGCATCCGCCGACGGACAGAATATGATGAGACTGATACGGGAAGACATGTGCTCGCTGTGGGGGCGGATGCGCGACAGGCCGTCATGCAGGGCCAGGTCGTGCGCCTGCTGCCACTGCCCCATATCCAGATGAGGCAGGGCCAGCAGGTAGACGTATTCGTGGCTTTCCGCAGCCCAGAGCGTGGCCTTTTTGCTCAGGAAATAGGCTTCATCGCGGGCATGGTAGCAGCAGGTGGCCAGCAGGGGCGGGCTGGGGGTGCGCTCCACATCAAAGGAAGCGGCGGCATAGGCTGCGCACAGGCGGTCGATGCCGGACAGGGCAAAGGCGGACGGGGTGACGGGCATGGTATCCTCGTGGGGAACAGGCTGTTCCTGGGGGACAGTATAGCGCCGGGCTTTCCGCTGCGGAAGTCCCGTCGGCAGTGGCCGCGGCAAAAAAAGGGGACCGCCATGGAGGCGGTCCCGGTGAGGCTGTCCGAGAGAGGGGGGAGTGCCATAGGTGCAAGGAGAAGGGCACTTCTCGGACAATGGGGGGAAGCAGGTTGGCCCTGCCGCGGGAATCATGCCGGGCATGACCGTTGCCGGCAGGGAAACATACAAAAACGGAACACGGGGGCCTGGGCTGACGGGAGAACGACCGGTGCGGCGCCTGTGCGCTGCCGGCGGCAGCGGGGGCCATGTGGCGAACGGCCACCGGACACCGGCCTTGCCCAGCATGCGACGGGCTGAGCTTTCCGGCATGCTGCCGGTGGTTTGTTGTGCGGACGGCATGGTGTGCCCGTTTTCAGCGTTCGTCCTCCTCACCTTCCAGAACGGTGGCATCCTTGCCGAACTGGCGCGACCAGCGGATGACCTCCATGGGTTCTGCCACGTCCAGCGAAAGGATGATGCCGCCATCTGGCGTTTCTTCCAGCTGCTGACTGTCATGCCAGTGTTTTTCCCGGATGTAGGGCGCCACATGGCGGCTGAAACGCACGCGCACATGGTGCGCTTCCTCTCCCAGAAAAGTCATGAAGGCATGCTTCATGCGTTCCTGAAAACCGTCGTCTTCCCGGGTGCTGGGCGGCAGGCACAGGCCCGTGGGCTTGATGTCCCGTATGCGGCTCAGGCGGAAGACCTTCCAGGCAGGCGGCACATCGTCAACGGTCCGTGCATAGAGATAGAGGGTGCGCTGGCGCATATAGATGCGGCGCGGGTCCACGGTACGCCAGCGTTCCGTCCAGTCGGCACTGCGGCAGTAAAGCATCTTCAGGCGTCGTCCTTCGGCGATGGCACGGGTGAGCGCGGTATAGACTTTCGGCAGGATGCCGTAGGCCTTTTCCGTCACTTCCGTATCAAAGCACTGGAGCAGCTGCTCACGGAACGGGGAGGGCAGGCCCCCCACAAGCTTGCGGCCTACTTCCACGGCTTTGGCCGCCAGCAGGCCATCGCCGCAGGCGCTGAGATGTTCCAGCGCAAACAGCAGGGTAACGCGGTCTGAAAGGCTGAGGTCCGTCAGGGGGGTCAGGCGGTCTTCCACAATCTGAAAGCCACTGCATTTGCGATAGTCAAAGCGAAACCCCAGGGCCGCAAGGGCCTCCCTGTCCTTGTAGAACTGACTGCGCGAGATGCCCAGCGTTCGCAGAAGCTGTTCCAGAGACTGGGCAGGAGTATTGCGAAGCTCCTGAATAATATGCAAAAGTCGCAGGATACGGGGCGATTCCGTGCCGGGGGGGGACTTTTCCTGCCTGTTCATGACTGCTCCTGAACCGATGATATGGCATGACTATAACGCAAAAACTGTCTTTCTCTCAAGCCTAATATCTGAACAGTCCACACATGGGTGGACTGAAAAGACCGGTAGCAGCCTGTTGCGTGTGCTGTATCATGGCGCCGGGCGGGAACAGGCCGGGCGGGAACTGCGGGAGCAGGCCGGCAATGCTCGGAACGGCATGGGCGCTCTGCGGTTCAGCGGGAAGGCGGACGGGACGCTGCTGCCGCCGGAATGGACTGGCCGTCCGCCGGGGCAGTTGCGTCACATCCGGGAAGCAGCAGGGCATGCGGGTGTGCCTGCCGGTCTGACGGGGGCGCTGCCGGGCCGGCGGACGAGGGGATGCAGTGCTCGCGCACAAGGCGCAGCAGGGCGGCTGCCTGGGGGCTGGGCAATGTGCGCTGGCGCAGAAAAAGACCGTAGATGACATTGGGAAAAAGGTGGTCCAGCGGCTGAATGTTCAGTCCCTCCCAGGAGGAACCGAGCCAGGCGCGCAGACAGACTTCATCCACGATGGCAGCGCCCAGGCCGCTGCGCGCGTAGTGCAGCAGGGCGGCATGGTCATTGACGGACAGGACGGTGGCAAGCTGGGCCGCGTCCACGGCACGATCCAGGCCGCAGGGCGGCAGGGCCAGATGCCCGTTGCGGTCTCTGGCGGCAACGCTGATGAAGGGCAGGTTGCGCAGGTCCCGCAGCGTGGGGACGGCGGGCAGGGAAACGCCGTGCCCCGTGCGCAGCACCAGCATGGGCCGGGCCTTGAACAGGGTTTCAAAACTGCCGCTTTCCGGAACATCGGTGACGCCCGGCAGGCCGATATCGGCCCGGGCCTCGTCCACTGCCGCAAGCACCTCGTGGGACAGGGCATGCAGGATATGCACGTCCACCTGGGGATTTTCCCTGATGAAGCGCTGCAGCGGCGCGGCAAGCAGGGTGGCGACAGCAGGCGGACAGGCCATGACCACCCTGCCCCGGAGCTGGCCGTCATGGCAGCCTACGTCGGCCCGCATGCCCTGCAGGGCTTCAAAGGTGGTGATGGTCCATTCCAGCAGTTTCCTGCCATCTTCCGTGATGTGCATGCGCTTTTTGCTGCGTTCGAAAAGCTGCGTGTTCAGTTCCCGCTCAAGGGAGCTGATTTGGTAGCTGATGGTGGAGGGATTGCGGTGCATGAGTGTCGCGGCCTGCCGCACGCTGCCGGTCTTGGCCACGTAGTAGAAGCCGCGCAGCCACTGGAGAAAGTCGCCGTTCAGTTCTTCGAGCATAGGGGTCCGCCTGTTCTGTTTTTTCAAACGATACTGTTTTTTTGTCCGGCAGGGGAGGGGGCAGACAGGGCGTTTTTGCGGGAAAAATGGTGGCGTTTTTTTCCGGAAGCAGCTCCTGCCGGGCGCTTCCCCCTTTTCTTTTGCCGCAGGCGTCCTATATGAAGGAGGGACTGTCATCCGACGACGTGCTCCCATAGCCGAATTTTTCAAGGAGGAATGGTCATGCCGTCCCTTGTTCGTGTTCTGAAGATTCTTGCCGCCCTGCTCATGCTGGGCATTTTCCTGTTGTTTTTGCAGCTCAATGGGCAGGCCATGCTGTTTGTGGAAGGCATGGCGCCCGGCTGGGGCTGGCTGGCCTGGCTGCTTCTGGCCGGAGCGGAACTGCTGGCCCTGGCGGTGCTGATCTGGTCCTGTATGGTCCGTCCCGCTCCGCTGCGCCTGCGCCCAGAGGCCACGGAGGAAGAGCGCCGGGCCTTCATGGCGGAGCTGGCGCGCCGTCTGCGGTACAATACGCATGTGCGCGCGGCCGGTCTTGATGCGCAGGCTCCGGATTTCGTGCCCTGCGCCCTGACCGTGCTGGATGCCGAGGCGGACAAGGCCATCAGCGCCGATGCCAAGCGCATCTTTCTGGGAACAGCGCTGGCCCAGAACGGCCGTCTGGATGCGCTGATTGTCTTTCTTTCCCTGTGCCGCATGGTCTGGAAGGTTTCCGCCATCTACAATCAGCGCCCCTCGCTGAAGGACGTGTGGAACGTGTACACGGCGGTTTCCTCCGCCACGTTCATTGCCTTTTCACTGGATGCGCTGGACATTCCCCGCACCATCAGCGAGGCCATGTCTTCCCTTGTTCCCGTGGTGACGCCGGCCCTGACCACAGCCTCGCTGCCTGTGGTGGGGGCCTCGGTGCAGTTCTTTACCAATGCCACCATTGACGGTGCTGCCAATGCCCTGCTGGCTGTGCGGGTGGGCATGTCCACCAAGCGGGTGTTCCGCCTTGCCGCAGAAGCGCAGGAGGCCCACGGAACGGCGAGCCTGAAGGAATGTTCGCGCATGCTGCTCGCCATTTCGCAGGAATGTGTGACGGAAGTGGTCAGGGCCTTGAAGGAGCAGTTCAGGGAACTGGGAGGATGTGCCGTGGATACGGTGAAGGAGGCCGCCAGCTCCTGCGGTGATGCCGTGGGCCGTGCCGCCGATGCGGTGGGCAGCGGTGTACGCTCCGCGGTGAATAGTGTGGGCGATGGCGTAAGTGCTGCCGGTGCGGCCGTGCGTCGCGGCAGCAGTGCTGTGGTGGATGCGGTGGACAGCGGCACAAGCGCCACGGTGCATGCCGTAGGCCGTGCCGCCGATGCGGTGGGCAGCGGTGTACGCTCCGCGGTGAATAGTGTGGGCGATGGCGTAAGCGCTGCCGGTGCGGCCGT
This DNA window, taken from uncultured Desulfovibrio sp., encodes the following:
- a CDS encoding LysR family transcriptional regulator; the encoded protein is MLEELNGDFLQWLRGFYYVAKTGSVRQAATLMHRNPSTISYQISSLERELNTQLFERSKKRMHITEDGRKLLEWTITTFEALQGMRADVGCHDGQLRGRVVMACPPAVATLLAAPLQRFIRENPQVDVHILHALSHEVLAAVDEARADIGLPGVTDVPESGSFETLFKARPMLVLRTGHGVSLPAVPTLRDLRNLPFISVAARDRNGHLALPPCGLDRAVDAAQLATVLSVNDHAALLHYARSGLGAAIVDEVCLRAWLGSSWEGLNIQPLDHLFPNVIYGLFLRQRTLPSPQAAALLRLVREHCIPSSAGPAAPPSDRQAHPHALLLPGCDATAPADGQSIPAAAASRPPSR
- a CDS encoding CTP synthase — translated: MKTKYIFVTGGVLSSLGKGLAAASLGALLQTRGLTVTIQKLDPYINVDPGTMNPFQHGEVFVTDDGAETDLDLGHYERYLNVPMSRKNNTTSGAIYNHVIAKERRGDYLGGTVQVIPHVTDEIKSKILSLSEGDDAPDVAIIEIGGTVGDIEGLPFLEAIRQLRSELGRDNCLNIHLTLVPYLKAAGEHKTKPTQHSVKELLSIGIQPDIILCRCEQSIPVEMRRKIALFCNVDQDAVFCSVDVANIYEVPLRFYEEGFDQKVAIMLRLPARNAHLEAWKQLVHDCANPQGKVTIAIVGKYVDLKEAYKSLHEALIHAGIANHVAVDLRYVNSENVDAGNCAATFAGCDGILVPGGFGYRGVEGKIEAIRYAREQKIPFFGICLGMQCAVIEFARHVAGLEDANSEEFNPLSEHKVIYLMTEWYDFRTKHLERRDTGSDKGGTMRLGAYPCKILPGTFAAAAYGKEMVEERHRHRYEFNNAFRDVLARGGMVFSGLAPDDSLVEIVELPDHPWFVGCQFHPEFKSRPMAAHPLFRDFISAAKKKAG
- a CDS encoding GNAT family N-acetyltransferase gives rise to the protein MTEPTAPNLAHPQWTWLARNSGQIDPFCCQPVWQLTFHHIFLPGLPLYIHEEDGAVTAFCEEEVAPGWRQWMPLEPSWFFGCPLLGEQATDLLARHLQAAARRHAGTTPLVIVSGLRPDGDAQQRLLRHFGRDFRCYLLQEQAECAASLEGGVDGYLSRRSANHRSKLRRACRRAREKGIVFERHAPATPDEAARLYARMLAVEERSWKGLGHCGMNEAPARQFYELLIRRLAETGDARVILARHEDHDIGFIFGGLAGTVYRGQQFSYDAQWAHDSIGNVLQLEAIAWLCEEGILRYDMGPLTGERMGYKAHWTELVLPSRAVLLRQR
- a CDS encoding carbon starvation protein A, encoding MNALYLLLGGLALLGLGYVVYGSWLEKVWGIDGRRPTPAHEFKDGVDYMPARAPVVLGHHFSSIAGAGPINGPIQAAIFGWLPCFVWIIIGGIFIGAVHDFGSLFASLRNKGRSIGTIIAGSIGLRAKRLFTIFSFLTLILVVAAFSSIVAGTFNGFVTTADGHTVTNAVNGTTATISLLFIVLAIIFGILVYRMEMPLGIASLLGVAGIAGIIFLGLKFPIYASYTTWMYVMGVYILVASVTPVWILLQPRDYLSSFLLYAMILASVVGIVAARPTIELPAFTAFEVNGQYLFPALFITIACGAISGFHSLVASGTTSKQLDNERDAKPVGYGAMLIECALGIISLIAVGYIYTRNGNSFSGQTPTQVLADGVSQMLAFAGLDSEGSRNATYSLLILAVSTFCLTSLDTATRLGRYMFQELWLLPGQSPRDVRGLRAVLTNKYVATVVTVGLGLALGFGGYAAIWPLFGAANQLLAALALLAVACWLHDLSLKNRMFMLPMAFMLVVTLTSLVMSVIEQGGKLLDGSGGMVAALQLIIALLLLALSLVLVKEGWQSLRSRRKAAAPQSC
- a CDS encoding glucokinase, translated to MTCLASIDLGGTHCRLARFGLSGGELCLESCVTCPTAAVKDTADLLHRWSAAQGCGLEAVDALVVAAAGPVREDGVVALSNAGLRLDLRQAGQRYGLRRSLLVNDFLAEACAALTPVGRSARHVCGPCQPPPAEQAQARPVAVIGAGTGLGTAWLLPEAGGGWCPVPAEAGHTLFAFVGQEEADFAAFAAAQLGRAALSGDDVVSGRGLAVLHQYLTGEALTPAQAAVAGLSRECRTLRWYARFLGRVCAHWALSTLCYGGLYLTGGMVRRNPLLVSHAAFARAFALAPSLDVLEHIPVRAYTDAGSALWGAAWLGAGLLRA
- a CDS encoding WYL domain-containing protein, which codes for MNRQEKSPPGTESPRILRLLHIIQELRNTPAQSLEQLLRTLGISRSQFYKDREALAALGFRFDYRKCSGFQIVEDRLTPLTDLSLSDRVTLLFALEHLSACGDGLLAAKAVEVGRKLVGGLPSPFREQLLQCFDTEVTEKAYGILPKVYTALTRAIAEGRRLKMLYCRSADWTERWRTVDPRRIYMRQRTLYLYARTVDDVPPAWKVFRLSRIRDIKPTGLCLPPSTREDDGFQERMKHAFMTFLGEEAHHVRVRFSRHVAPYIREKHWHDSQQLEETPDGGIILSLDVAEPMEVIRWSRQFGKDATVLEGEEDER